The Pedobacter africanus genome has a window encoding:
- a CDS encoding RagB/SusD family nutrient uptake outer membrane protein, which yields MKTNYLSYVVAGLFALSLQACSLVEVTDITPPYQLSEETVITDVASANKVLTGAYAQLHTFDMLVNQPGITGCMGLSFDAAASGGAAFQQFVDNSITADNYVLSGIYTNWYYLINMSSHIVEKTSRLTTTDPRKNEIIAEASFLRALGHFSLLRLYGQFFDTSSEYGVVTWDVPVKDVTAKPRATVSETYAQIEKDLKFAIANAAQYTSAKYVSKQAANMLLAKVYLYKRDYAQAALYAATTIDQKGNAGLEAKFADVFTKWFNSKEALLAPPFDDKNERNNKAFAFRSYVLPRQSYYLSMAGDPRQSVTVYFTAPPGNLIRNGKFNNTSINGQSLTANTEYFLRLSEAYLILAEALIRSGNSADLAKGRDMINVVRGRAGATLIPATVQTKAELLQAVLKEKQLELGCESGEEWFDLVRFMVEGDINIVNYKPNVTSKTRYIVPIPDATVKASNFIVKQNPGYE from the coding sequence ATGAAAACGAATTATTTATCATACGTAGTGGCAGGCCTTTTTGCCTTATCGTTACAGGCTTGCAGCCTGGTAGAGGTAACTGATATTACCCCTCCTTACCAATTGAGCGAAGAAACCGTAATCACCGACGTTGCGTCTGCAAACAAAGTCTTAACGGGAGCTTATGCACAATTGCATACCTTTGATATGCTCGTTAACCAACCTGGTATAACCGGTTGCATGGGGCTTAGCTTTGATGCAGCAGCATCCGGTGGTGCTGCCTTTCAGCAGTTTGTAGACAATTCCATTACCGCTGACAATTATGTATTGTCTGGAATTTATACAAACTGGTATTATCTGATCAATATGAGCAGCCATATTGTTGAAAAGACCAGCCGTTTGACAACAACTGACCCAAGAAAGAATGAAATCATTGCGGAAGCCAGTTTTTTAAGGGCTTTAGGTCATTTTTCGTTGTTAAGGTTATACGGACAGTTTTTTGATACTTCTTCTGAATATGGAGTAGTAACCTGGGATGTTCCGGTTAAAGATGTAACTGCCAAGCCGCGGGCTACAGTTAGTGAAACTTATGCGCAAATTGAGAAAGATCTAAAATTTGCCATTGCAAATGCGGCACAGTACACCAGCGCTAAATATGTTTCCAAACAGGCAGCAAATATGCTGCTGGCCAAAGTGTATTTGTATAAACGTGATTATGCCCAGGCTGCACTTTATGCCGCAACAACTATTGATCAAAAAGGAAACGCCGGCCTGGAAGCTAAATTTGCTGATGTATTTACAAAATGGTTCAACTCAAAAGAAGCATTACTGGCACCACCGTTTGACGATAAAAATGAGCGTAACAATAAAGCCTTTGCTTTCCGGTCTTATGTACTGCCAAGACAATCTTACTATCTATCTATGGCCGGGGATCCGAGACAAAGTGTTACCGTGTATTTTACCGCGCCTCCGGGTAACCTGATCAGGAACGGCAAATTTAACAATACATCAATTAATGGTCAGTCGCTGACAGCCAATACCGAGTATTTTTTAAGGCTGTCTGAAGCTTACCTGATTTTAGCCGAAGCTTTGATCAGAAGCGGAAACAGTGCTGATTTAGCTAAAGGCAGAGACATGATCAATGTGGTTCGCGGACGTGCCGGTGCAACTCTGATTCCTGCAACTGTGCAAACAAAGGCTGAATTGTTACAGGCTGTACTCAAAGAAAAACAATTGGAACTGGGCTGTGAAAGCGGTGAAGAATGGTTTGATCTGGTACGTTTTATGGTTGAAGGAGATATTAATATTGTAAACTATAAACCAAATGTAACGAGCAAGACCAGGTATATCGTTCCTATCCCAGATGCTACGGTAAAAGCTTCAAATTTCATAGTTAAACAAAACCCAGGTTATGAATAG
- a CDS encoding thioredoxin family protein: protein MNRLKHIQMKSIFTGLFLFIAIGVNAQEEIHFNNSWSEAKEKAIHSKKLIFIDCYTSWCAPCKWMEKNVFIQPAVARYYNDNFVNLKVDMEKGEGIAMRKQYNVQSFPTYLFVNVNGDIVHRTASRMEAEAFLAEAKRAVDPKRNTAALKDKYDKGNRDLTFLLDYYLATERADRSTASQIGEEIIAKVTAQELNSELGWKIIKSLARNETDKLGAHFMANESAYSKWGSQDEREQLKDRLITSTTYGYIYSKDEQAFVKKLAYFKKSDNLDRRKQGIMLEAEFYLQTDRADDYVKLTNAALKNELKNDADKLSFLARRSSGGKSRDVTALPAVQQQAYLMAKRAVELEPEEYSVQSTFALVCLGLKKKPEALAAAKKSRSLADAETSKIQKLAQELLDKVEAL from the coding sequence ATGAATAGATTAAAGCATATCCAGATGAAATCAATTTTCACAGGCCTTTTCCTGTTTATCGCTATTGGCGTAAATGCACAGGAAGAAATCCATTTCAACAACTCGTGGAGCGAGGCAAAAGAAAAAGCTATTCATTCAAAGAAACTGATATTCATTGATTGTTATACCTCATGGTGTGCCCCCTGCAAGTGGATGGAGAAAAATGTATTTATCCAGCCAGCTGTTGCCCGATATTACAATGACAACTTTGTGAATTTAAAAGTTGATATGGAAAAGGGGGAAGGGATAGCGATGCGCAAACAGTATAATGTGCAGTCTTTTCCTACTTATTTATTTGTAAATGTCAACGGTGATATTGTACACCGAACAGCTTCTAGAATGGAAGCTGAAGCTTTTCTTGCCGAAGCAAAAAGAGCCGTAGATCCAAAAAGAAATACTGCTGCTTTGAAAGATAAATACGATAAAGGGAATAGGGACCTTACTTTTTTATTGGATTATTATCTGGCGACGGAACGGGCTGATCGAAGTACTGCAAGTCAGATTGGTGAAGAGATCATAGCTAAAGTTACGGCGCAGGAATTAAACTCAGAGCTGGGCTGGAAAATCATAAAATCACTGGCCAGAAATGAAACTGATAAACTGGGCGCACATTTTATGGCCAATGAAAGTGCCTATAGTAAATGGGGTAGCCAGGATGAGCGTGAGCAGTTGAAGGACCGTTTAATTACCAGTACCACGTATGGCTATATTTACAGCAAGGATGAGCAGGCCTTTGTGAAAAAGCTGGCTTATTTTAAAAAATCGGATAACTTGGACCGCAGGAAACAGGGCATTATGCTGGAAGCAGAATTTTACCTGCAGACCGACAGAGCTGATGACTACGTAAAACTGACGAATGCGGCTTTAAAAAATGAGCTGAAAAATGATGCAGATAAGCTGAGTTTCCTGGCGAGAAGATCGTCAGGAGGAAAAAGCAGGGATGTAACTGCATTGCCTGCCGTCCAACAGCAGGCTTATCTGATGGCCAAGCGTGCAGTGGAACTTGAGCCGGAAGAATACAGTGTACAGTCTACTTTTGCGCTGGTATGTCTCGGACTGAAGAAAAAACCCGAAGCGCTCGCTGCAGCCAAAAAATCGAGAAGCCTGGCAGATGCCGAAACTTCGAAGATTCAAAAGCTTGCACAAGAACTGCTGGATAAAGTAGAAGCTTTGTAA